CACCTAGGCACCCAGTGCACCCACTAAGtaaggatttttttgtaatcCACCCCTAACGGGGTAAAATATGGGATAAGAGTTTTTATGGAAGTTCGTCATTTTCGGTGCTAGAAGGATGAAATTTCATAGTTacgattttagtttaaaataaataagcacatGGGTTGAAGTATTTTTCCGAACGGAGCGGAGTTGCGCGGTTTTTCtagtactataataaataatatatttacctagTAATCCCAATGCCATAGCAGGACATGACAATAGGCTGTGTGGGACCAGAGCTCGGTGTGTAGTGAGCGTCTAGTGGTTCACTGTACTTAGTGCCCAGGATGAATGTGTGCCCCACCtgtaacatacaaacatacatacaaacatacatattaacaTACATATCCATACATAGCGCCggtgaggcgctcatagccagttgcgctcaccggtcggtaaacgatctgtgggttaagcaaaccttggcgcggtcattccatagatgggtgaccgcatagtggtatttgagctgggcgtctccgtgctttggagggcacgtaaaaagtcggtctcggctgttgtctactaagataacagtagttaagccatgttaaagccCTTATTACcaattaagcagagcttgtactgtaaataactgataacacatacttatatacttgtaaatacatacttatatagctacatgaacaagctcagaacagatactcgtgctcatcacactaatattagtcccgggtgatTGCAACctgaaataaacttaaaaaaatattttttatgtttaaatgtttaaacttACTTCAATACTATTAACCACAGTGGTACTCCCTCCACACTGAGCACAAGTGTCGCTAGGCTCCAGGGCAGAGTGCTGGCACTGAGGGCATACACTCAGAGTGTCCTCCCCCGCGGAAGCTGGGAGCTGCCACTCATGAGACACGGACCCTCCCATGTCGCCTGATGGAGCAGCCACTGTGGACCGAAACATTTTCATCAGAAAAATTCTTCATTCAAGAAAGGCTAGAcctttccaactatgttggaggtTTCCAGTCTCcccggatgcagctgaacaccagtattgtacatgcagcgactgtctatcggacctccacaacacagttacctgggttataacacgatactaagtaagaatgcttgtcagactttcaagcttctgactactgttaacgattgtcaaagatcttcgaaaatgacagccgggacacacaatttaacgtgtgttccgaaacacggaggaactcgatatgtataagatggtcacccatccacagatcaacctcggcaagcgttgcttaacctcagagattgatccgcgcggctgttgttaactaagccacgagctacttatctacaatataaactacTAATCGTACtcatattattaatgcgaaagtttgtgagaatgcatgtacgagtatgtatggatgtttgttattctttcacgcaaatactactgaatcgattacgatgaaattttgtacataggtagttgaagacccagaataacacataggctttttatcccggagttcccgagggatctgGATTTACACGTGGataaagtcgcgggcggcctctagtttattataaagacaCTCACCTCTATGTACATTGACTCCTAGTCTAGTAAACAGGTCACTATAACACGTGCTCACTCGCTGGTACACGTGTGCGGCGTCACACACGTGCGCGTGCGCGCCGTACACGtcacacaatataataaaactcgatcgagttcctccgtgtttcagaagacacgttaaattgtaccgggctgtcattttcaaagatctttgactgtTACCAGTAGccagaagcttgtaagtctgacgcacagtgttacttagtatcgtgttataacccaggtaactgtgttgtggaggtccgatagacagtcgctgcatgtacaatactggtattcagctgcatccggtgagactggaagctgactacaacatagttggaagtaaGGCTTATAAAGACTTACCTCTATGTACATTAAGTCCAAGTCTAGTAAACAGCTGATTGTAGCACGTGCTCACTCGCTGGTACACGTGTGCGGCGTCGTGCACGTGCGAGTGCGCGCCGTACACGTCACACATGACGAACTCGCGGGAACGGAGCAAGCCGTGCTTAGGACGGTGTTCGTCGCGGTACTTGTTACTTATCTGAAATGTACATAGTATAATactataatgataatatataatgattttgatcaatactcctacaaccctagtcaaaacaatttgacatctgtcattctaatcaagctatattttaaagagtataattaACCATACCGCACTTGGTCagtgtggactcaaggcctgaccctccctcattacgggagacccttgcccagcagtgggacagtaatgggcttaTCTCTATATTCgacaaagcaaatatttgtatgactgACAAAAGAATTTCGAGGTATGAAAAAAAGTTGTTACTGAATAATTCTGCTTCAAATTACTCAGTGGTGCCCAGTGTTAGGAAATTAAGGCTCTTAAATCGTAAATAATCTAAGTTCTATTCAGTTGGCTAGTGTCAATGAAACTGGCACCGAAGACAAAATCGGCAAGCATTATATTTGACGAAGTAAATATTGGTATCATTTATTGACACATAAAATATCTTTCTTCACCtggtcatctgattacaaactaagtagagcttgtactataacTAGACAACTGATAACACATACTTAAAAATAGCCATATACCACACATTACCAAAATCTaagttactattattataaataccaTAACCACTTTGATCCTTGCGGGATCAGGCAGATGCAGGATCCATGAGGGATTCAAACTCAAGACCTCATGATCACCAGTCCTATTCAGTACCACAGTGGCAGTCAATCTGTCTATCATAATTTCTAAATTTGATTTAACTTACTTGATATAACAATAAAGGTAGTTGTTTATAAGAGAGAGGTCCAACATCTGCCAATAGATCAGCTAGGGCTTCTTCATGAGTCTGAAAtgacatacatattaattaaaaataccttcatacaaactattatataaatatgtgtagGAACTAGTATCAAGTCCTCTACACAGTACATACAGTCTTGCCTTAAATACCACATTGGAAGTACTTATCACATGTTAAAATTGTGAAGGAAAGCATTGTGAATAAACTTTATACATGCTATAGCtgtaaaacatagtttttttgtacataataattttttaaCACACTCACGGGAGCCAACAAATACTTCTTCCCATGCCTATCCTCGAACTTCATCAACTCAGGTCCAATATCTCCCAGCCTGCCCGTCTTCTCCCACAATGAAGACGCTGTGAGACAAGGTAGAGACATTCTCTGAGCTCCGACACTTTCTAGACATGTTCGTATGTGGGCTTCTAGCTTGTCGAGAGAACGGCGAGCGAGGGGCATGATGGAGAAGAGACCGGAGCTCGTGGGACGGATTAAACCACATTCTAGAAGTAACTGAAAGGATAGGAATAGAGATTATTATTGGTTCGTTTCATTTGTggattgtaaatttatttattttatttcattaaacagTACAAGCTTACAGTGTTTACCAAGGcgctattttgttttattttcttatttgtaaGAAGATTGACCTTATTTTGAATGTtgcgaataatataataataataatgatttatttatctcCACAAATTACATAACATGGTACATAATGGTCGATTTTCCTAgtcctttttttttgttacatttgtaaTTTGTGGGAGATCTGGAGTCTAAACTAAGCCATGGCCTGTATTTTAGGCCTCCAGTTTATAtaatgtaactagctgacccgcgcaacttcgcttgcgtcacctaagagaatgggtcaaaattttccccgtttttgtaacatttttcgttgctactccgctcctaatgaccgtagcgtgatgttatatagcctatagccttcctcgataaatgggctatctaacactgaaagaatttttcaaatcggaccagtagttcctgagattagcgcgttcaaacaaacaaacaaacaaacaaacaaacaaacaatcaaacaaacaaacaaactcttcagctttataatattagtatagattatttgttCAACAAAATCTAGTAACATTGTGGGtagttttgattaaaattttgtgtttttttggaTATAATAGATACGTATATTGTAGATATAGTGGTAGAATAAGTATTTCTGTACTAAATTGAgtaatttttgtatataatttagtAAGTAAAGTATAATTTTCGTTGTTATGATACCGGTCGTAAAAATGTGAATTTTTCAGTAGCATAAGCACATTTTCTGGACATTACGATTAGAAACAAGTTAATTATGTATCGCTGTAGCGTATCAACGCAGTATTTACTCAGAAAATAGTAagaaacagtgaaaaatgtataagaaaattACTAAACGTAAAAACAGACTTACCTTCTGACTTTTACAAGTAATTTCAGTGTTTTTAATCTTAGCATTCTTTGGTATAGTAATAACAGGCTGAAATATACGCGATAAATAtcgcattttaattaaatttgtttattttttgttgtttacgcCCGCCGATTTGTAGGTTATAAGATCAGCTGAATTAAATGTCATTAATGTCATCTCAACTCGATTTGCGTTTCGTTATTGCTTTAAGTTGATAGTTAAAGAAAGAAActtatgtatgaaaattgtaCTACAATAGGTTCGACAAAAAGTtccgataataatattaacagatACTTAGTTAacactattttaagtttaaaaaagtaatttagatTCAAGACCAGTtgtaaaacgtattttttttctgttgcaTTCTATCTAGTAAAAAGGCTTtatagtgggttcgattctcacacattcatttacattttgacattttgtagTCTAATAGGCTACTCTTTATGTACATGTAAATTACTTACATGATGAAACGTCCCACATATCTGACTAGGTAGACCTTCGGATAAAACTAGCGTTACTTTACAtgttaatgtatattatatgtataggtGTAGGTACTGGTAagtaaggtaaaatgcgtgttcgcgttaattcctgtattctattaGACATTttacatgcaacgcgagagtttaaaagttactggtaagttatgttttaaatgtacatagtacctattatgtaagtaaatcTCTCTACCTTTGTAACATTTTGGATCCACGGTATACGCAGAAAACTAGAAACGAATTCGACCACACTAAAATCCTTCGATATAACTAAACAGTGAGATAAAAACCACTTACAGAGGGTGAAATAAACCATAAATTAAGAAGTTAATTCACCATTACTTTCACCTAACCAAAAAAGGGGTAATAATGTTCCCACATGAAGTCTAATAAATCATTAACAAGATAACACTGGCCACACAAAACTGTCAAATCATCACTGACGGCTTCATAAAATGtcataattgaaaacaaaatggaGTTTCCCGCGCGTTTTCCATTAGCGTTCGCGCCGCAAAATGGTGGAGTAAATGACCTGTGAACATGATAACTGGAGGGATGTGAGTATTGTTGCAAGCGAAGcgattttttgataatttagttttagtaaagtaaccagcactaacccccggtttctgagtacatttagcggtagtttatctattcaatagcgttttttgaatgagtttaaacgctattacatagataaactaccgctaaatgtaccttaaaaACCGGAGAAAGAATTTTCTTGTGTCGtagggactttcacaaacatacaaacaacggacacaaagtacaatcagatccgaaacaactacataagtatttgtggatcgcacaaataattatccgtgtgggaattgaacccacgacctcccgacgcaatggtgaCCACATTAACCAGTGCGCCTGCCAACATCTTTTATTCGCTTGAGGCGCTTAAAGTTGATCAGCACTGGTTGGTATACGCCTATACAAGCAATGGGTTAAGCAGCCATAGCGCGGACACTCTACAGATGGGTGTGTATAAAGCTGAGCCTCAACATGCTTCataggtcccggttgttgtcaattaagttaaCAGTCGCTAAACCATGTCGACGGCCTACGAACAACTTTGACCATAggtcgaccactaaccatacgataaataagaTACATAGATTTGTTCTAatggcgaaggaaaacatcgtgctGAAACCTTGCGTCCCTAAACGTTTAATAGGAGGACATGCGAAGTCCCTTACCCGGACTAaaccagcatggtggactcaaggccttccCTCCCTCGTTCAGgaagaaacccttgcccagcaatatGACAGTATCgggttaaaaataatacttttcacgaaataaaggatattttcaATTTGATACATAACTTACCTAAGCTATTACCTTCAATCCCGCCCTCGCTCTCGTTTTTGCACGCAAGCCACTACCTTCCTTCAGCAAGCCAGCTGATCTCCGGCAGTGCAAGAGGCGAGGTTAAACGATCAGTGCCCGAGTGATAGCGAATCATTTCATTAGCCATTTAACCGATCACGCGAGGTGATCTAAAATGTACTGGGGTGTTAGGAAATATaggaggcgctcatagccagtcgCGCTcaacggtcggtaaacgatctgtgggttaagcaaccgttcaCGCGGTCATTCTAGAGATGGGTGATCGCGTATTGGTTGTTGCCATAATTATACCGGGAACGTTACCAAACTCAGGGCTACTATTTAGaaacattgtaatataaattgctACTGACTAATAGCACTTTACCCGACCTAGGAATCGTACCCGAGGCTTCGTCATCAGCAGTTGGATACGCTGCCGATAGGTAACGATAACTAACACCcggtttatctatttaaactgttatgtttatatcagcttaaaagctattgaatagataaactaccgcttaatgtacctcagaaaccagggttagaaaatactagctgacccgcgcaacttcgcttgcatcacataagagagaatgggtcaaaatgttccctgtttttgtgacattttttactgctgctctgctcctattggccgtagcgtgttgatttatagcctatagccttcctcgataaatgggctatctagcaccgaaataatttttcaaatcggacccgtagttcctgagattagcgcgttcaaacaaacaaacaaacaaactcttcagctttataatattataagtatttataatattaagtatagataagtataaataattattttttcttataaatgaGCAGAGTATCTTGTAATTAATCTACATCAACTACATCATAATCTCCGTGAGGCCATCCTTCACGGCATGATAAATGTGACGAGAGGATCAGCAGAGTAGCTCGGACACCTGCCCCTAGCAGCCCGGAGCTTGGATTAACATAGCTAAGTATCTAAGGTGTACATAGATTAGTAGCTCGTTTCAAAAACTAAGTTGAAAAGCTTAAGTTATTTGCGcagaaaattttgaaaatactatTTGACGATTAAAGTCTATATGAAGTTACGATTaaaataactgcacgtttggcgcagtggtttaagcggtcacctcgccgcaacaaccgtagcgccgcgtgtggtgggttcgaatcccacccgggacaaatctttgtgtgatgagcacgagtatttgttctgagcctggatgtcaatttatctatataagtatgtatttagaagtatataagtatgtttatcagttatttggttaccatagtacaagctctgcttagtttggaatcaaatgaccgtgtgtgagttgtccaatgatatttatttatttatttaaatatttttcaacgaatttcattaaaatcctttAGGTAGGCACTTTTTGTTCGAactaattacaaacataatcaCAAAGTACGAGTAATAggattgacattaaaattagtattataCATGTatctttatgaataaaaataaatcaccgaaatgtatgttaTACAATAATTCTTCTGCaatatgtttgaaataattagtactaggtttgtatgggatcgatgggatcaaaatttccACGGGAatagaatcaacgggataaaattgtacttcaCCCGGGCAACGTCGGGCCAATCCGCTAGTTCTTATAAACTTCTCTTATCATATTCAAAGCTAACGGCCTTTCTTTATCaaacagccaaagtataggggtaaagtaaaaattacacgTTCCTTCATGAATTTActaatagttttatgaagaaatagctgacccgcgcaacttcgcttgcgtcacctaagagaatgggtcaaaattttcctcgtttttgtaacatttttcgttgctactccgctcctaatgaccgtagcgtgatgttatatagcctatagccttcctcgataaataggctgtctaacactgaaagaatttttcaaatcggaccagtagttcctgagattagcgcgttcaaacaaacaaacaaactcttcagctttattatattagtatagataaattatccTTTATTACACAAATGTCACTAAAAAGTCAGGTTTAGCGGTTACTTACATAGTTACAAGTTACATGCCGTTATTAATCTAAGGTAAAATGTAAATAGTGTAAATGGTTTGCAGTCTATAAATCAGCGAGGCGTCGGGGCGGATTATCAACGTTCATGCGTCATTTGTTGCGCGGCCATGTTGCCCCGCTGACGAATAAAACGATTTGCGAGGGACTGTTAGTTACAGATATTGTACCTGTTTTGAAACGTTTAGGTACCTTTTGTATTATACTTAGTCGGATAAACACCGATGTAAAAAGTCTTCTTCTAatcgttagtggtcaacctagtgtcaaagttgttcaagctcgaaggcctttgacgtggcttaacgactgttatcctaattgacaaatcccggaaccgactttttacgtgccctccgaagcacggagacatctgtcgaatgatcgcgccaaggtttgcttaacccacagatcgtttaccgaccggtaagcgcaactggctatgtaaaaagtaaaataagtcataaataatgtaggtagTTGGTACATTCACGGGGCACTAAAAATGTCGGTTTAAACCACGGCCTGTGTAACTTACGTCGAAACAACGAGTAATAGAATatatggaaattatttttattaatattggatTGACTATGAGTGATTATGAATCTAACTACTGATTATAAACAAGCTACGTATCAACGCGAAGGTTCAAATCCACTATTTTTGGGTTACTAtaactacacacatattcggttcggcaatattaatcgaacaacaaaaccgactcgactcacttgttcggcttgtgtcgatcgggTTCATATACAGACACATATTCTGTTGACGCCCGAATAGGCCGATGAATGGCGAACCGAATATGCTAGTAACAAACCTGACGTCTATAACGTTGATTAAAGTTGCAAAGAgtatttaaactaaactttatcTACAAAAGTAGGTACGTACCTAGTCTTCATTATCTATCATATTCTATTTGATGCTCTGCCATCCTTTTAACGTATGCACACAGGAATGTCAGCTTCTAAATCGACATTAAATCACAACACAGCaacctcaaataaaaataccgcacataaaacgaaatattcctcaaaatattctaaataccATTAGCGCGCCATTTGCAAACCGGTCATGCTTccatatttgtttttactttttctaaacAATGCACGCGCGTAATTGCGCGGTGAGCCAACgacaagtttttttaaatacatttttaatgtcccCGAGCATGTAGGAGGGGTGTTTTCGTTAAATGACGGGAGACGGGAATTTTTATCcattttttactcgtaattttataaaaataaatttttgtgGCTTGGATTAGGTACATTGTGCATGATTGTTCTTCTTAGTTATAGTCACTTATAGTTAAGCTTGtgataa
The DNA window shown above is from Anticarsia gemmatalis isolate Benzon Research Colony breed Stoneville strain chromosome 29, ilAntGemm2 primary, whole genome shotgun sequence and carries:
- the ProRS-m gene encoding prolyl-tRNA synthetase 2-like protein, mitochondrial isoform X4; this translates as MPLARRSLDKLEAHIRTCLESVGAQRMSLPCLTASSLWEKTGRLGDIGPELMKFEDRHGKKYLLAPTHEEALADLLADVGPLSYKQLPLLLYQISNKYRDEHRPKHGLLRSREFVMCDVYGAHSHVHDAAHVYQRVSTCYNQLFTRLGLNVHRVAAPSGDMGGSVSHEWQLPASAGEDTLSVCPQCQHSALEPSDTCAQCGGSTTVVNSIEVGHTFILGTKYSEPLDAHYTPSSGPTQPIVMSCYGIGITRLLAASLEALSSEKSLRWPKLIAPYTVCIIGPKEGSKEWQSHGWESICGLHDDIASATAHKGDIIIDDRHNMTIGKRLMMADRMGYPYIIVCGRSTQESPPQYEVYTSGDPSTTSVMMLTKEQLIQYINTHKHEEITNIKTTSAI
- the ProRS-m gene encoding prolyl-tRNA synthetase 2-like protein, mitochondrial isoform X1 — protein: MRYLSRIFQPVITIPKNAKIKNTEITCKSQKLLLECGLIRPTSSGLFSIMPLARRSLDKLEAHIRTCLESVGAQRMSLPCLTASSLWEKTGRLGDIGPELMKFEDRHGKKYLLAPTHEEALADLLADVGPLSYKQLPLLLYQISNKYRDEHRPKHGLLRSREFVMCDVYGAHSHVHDAAHVYQRVSTCYNQLFTRLGLNVHRVAAPSGDMGGSVSHEWQLPASAGEDTLSVCPQCQHSALEPSDTCAQCGGSTTVVNSIEVGHTFILGTKYSEPLDAHYTPSSGPTQPIVMSCYGIGITRLLAASLEALSSEKSLRWPKLIAPYTVCIIGPKEGSKEWQSHGWESICGLHDDIASATAHKGDIIIDDRHNMTIGKRLMMADRMGYPYIIVCGRSTQESPPQYEVYTSGDPSTTSVMMLTKEQLIQYINTHKHEEITNIKTTSAI
- the ProRS-m gene encoding prolyl-tRNA synthetase 2-like protein, mitochondrial isoform X3, translating into MRYLSRIFQPVITIPKNAKIKNTEITCKSQKLLLECGLIRPTSSGLFSIMPLARRSLDKLEAHIRTCLESVGAQRMSLPCLTASSLWEKTGRLGDIGPELMKFEDRHGKKYLLAPTHEEALADLLADVGPLSYKQLPLLLYQISNKYRDEHRPKHGLLRSREFVMCDVYGAHSHVHDAAHVYQRVSTCYNQLFTRLGLNVHRVAAPSGDMGGSVSHEWQLPASAGEDTLSVCPQCQHSALEPSDTCAQCGGSTTVVNSIEVGHTFILGTKYSEPLDAHYTPSSGPTQPIVMSCYGIGITRLLAASLEALSSEKSLRWPKLIAPYTVCIIGPKATAGQTWASIINNSKSIYLLSCCWANVGDGLRSTVVKVVTTPQQPQRRVWWVRIPTGTDLCVMSTSICSELVNVAI
- the ProRS-m gene encoding prolyl-tRNA synthetase 2-like protein, mitochondrial isoform X2 — protein: MRYLSRIFQPVITIPKNAKIKNTEITCKSQKLLLECGLIRPTSSGLFSIMPLARRSLDKLEAHIRTCLESVGAQRMSLPCLTASSLWEKTGRLGDIGPELMKFEDRHGKKYLLAPTHEEALADLLADVGPLSYKQLPLLLYQISNKYRDEHRPKHGLLRSREFVMCDVYGAHSHVHDAAHVYQRVSTCYNQLFTRLGLNVHRVAAPSGDMGGSVSHEWQLPASAGEDTLSVCPQCQHSALEPSDTCAQCGGSTTVVNSIEVGHTFILGTKYSEPLDAHYTPSSGPTQPIVMSCYGIGITRLLAASLEALSSEKSLRWPKLIAPYTVCIIGPKATAGQTWASIINNSKSIYLLSCCWANVGDGLRSTVVKVVTTPQQPQRRVWKAQKNGSPTAGNRSVGCTMTSLAPLRIKEILLLTIDII